The following proteins are co-located in the Paludibaculum fermentans genome:
- a CDS encoding TetR/AcrR family transcriptional regulator — protein sequence MLADANFDTPVVGKQRLRSGERRAAILRTAVELFAQRGFRGTTTRELASAVGVSEPVLYQHFATKRELYTAIVDHMVAEASLTFDASMRKVDGEQDDVGLLMALGEVILGWYLDDPAQIRLLMFSGLEGHELAELWHERATTQFKAFVASYMERRIKDGAFRGFDPQTLSFAFVGPIAHYGLVSTVFRCPLPERPRNEIVREFVDLFLNGIRPRAEGDL from the coding sequence ATGTTAGCGGACGCTAATTTCGATACTCCAGTCGTGGGGAAGCAGCGGTTGCGCAGTGGAGAGCGGCGGGCAGCCATTCTCCGAACGGCGGTGGAGCTGTTTGCCCAACGAGGCTTCCGGGGTACGACGACGCGGGAACTGGCTTCGGCCGTCGGCGTGAGTGAGCCGGTGCTGTACCAGCATTTCGCGACGAAACGGGAACTTTACACAGCCATCGTGGACCACATGGTGGCTGAGGCATCGCTTACCTTCGACGCGAGCATGCGCAAGGTGGACGGCGAGCAGGACGATGTGGGATTGCTAATGGCGCTGGGGGAAGTGATCCTCGGCTGGTATCTGGACGATCCCGCGCAGATCCGCCTGCTGATGTTCAGCGGGCTGGAGGGTCATGAACTGGCGGAGCTGTGGCATGAGCGGGCCACCACACAATTCAAAGCCTTTGTGGCGTCCTATATGGAGCGGCGGATCAAGGACGGCGCTTTTCGCGGTTTTGACCCGCAGACCTTATCTTTCGCCTTCGTGGGGCCGATTGCCCACTATGGACTGGTTTCGACTGTGTTCCGCTGCCCCCTGCCGGAACGCCCACGGAACGAGATCGTCCGAGAATTCGTTGATCTTTTTTTGAATGGCATCCGCCCCCGTGCGGAAGGAGACCTGTAG
- a CDS encoding efflux RND transporter permease subunit, with protein MQRLAEICIKRPVFATMLILALMVVGMASYRQLGVDYFPKVEFPYVNITTTLAGASPEEVETQVTKPLEEVVNTISGIDELNSTSAEGVSIISIAFLLEKDPEVAAQEVRDKINTVLGQLPKDAKSPIVEKIATDASPVLNVVVSANRDLREITKLSDDGLKKNIESISGVGQVRFVGERKRQIQVVVDGEKLYSYNLNIEQVRAALAAQNIEIPGGRIDEGNRELSLRTMGRVERPVDFERIVVGNLNGAPIRVADIGQVVDGFEEPRSLARLNGESAVVLAVRKQSGTNSLDVIAAVKTRIEQLKKSLPPDFKITYARDQSGFIEAAFEAVQEHLVLGGVFAGIIVMLFIRNWRSTLIAAIAIPTSIISTFTLLNYMGFTLNQITMLALTLVVGIVIDDAIVVLENIFRYMEEKNMSAMEAAVHGTREIGLAVMATTLSLIIIFIPIALMPGIVGRFMSSFGYTAAFAIGISLLVSFTLTPMLCSRFLRLGKKDHDTKSGFFHKYMSMPYHEMLAWSLRHRWVIVVVSVLVVLSTGPMMSRMGVDFLPVEDQSEFEVSVRMPVGSSLEGTTQVMAQIEKDIQVLPGVRDLLTTVGADQRRQVDRGSIIVELVDTNKRKESQRVLMDMTRDKLKKYKDLIVGVQLPSLISGGADRDFMYSIQGPDLGKLEQYAKRLMTKLNSIPGMADLELTYESGKPEVRVQINRDKAADLNVNVAQVANAMRVLVGGDDQVTTYREGDDRYDVLLRVSKPFRNSQQALERLFVPSATLGNVPISNVASMELGTGPTSIDRWNRQRRVLIQGSLNKGLALSDLLNTVSEEMVKMNLPPEYRHGAVGRSKELGKAVTNFLFAFLLSIVFMYMILAANYESFVDPITILLSLPLSIPFALLSLFLAGENFSVVYTSLGILVLFGIVKKNSILQVDHIKGLRREGVPRLEAVFRGCDDRLRPILMTTAALIAGMLPLAFGSGAGAGTRRTVAIVVIGGQAMALILTLVVTPVAYTLFDDMGEFFKRRTRRKEVIQPVTAMLLILLLIGAAPLRAQQKPQDLTFPQNAEMTKILEEVSKAERVGVSGTQHPLSLQEAVQMALKNNLEIELERTTVATSVAGLKGARGAFDSVVLFAPSIQANNSPAASSLAAANGKVSEHYLTNNLSVKQKTPWQGLSFHVDFDNQRQSTNNPFVSLNPNFTSRLTAGFSMPLWRYRDLDNDRAVLKIRAKQKQQSETDFETRVIDVIARTQAAYWDLAASIEDAVVAADGVRLARDQHERNQRQISAGTLAPVELAASEAELQRRIDNYVTAIGIVTSAENELKVILTPDRNDPLWNDRLMPSERTTLETPIDDLKQAMTIALEKRTELRSLELRTQQNDVQKDLARSGTKPQVNLNANYINSGLAGTVPATSSGGFAAAFSPLFGRVNDLSAVAGLPPLPAISLGGSVPASFVGGYGQGLSNLFSGNYQSVQAGLSIEWSPRNRTAEAQYEQTAITEKRLKLTRMQLEQGISAQVRNSLQALETARQRMEAARAAEKAAAEKMDSEIRLFQTGESTNFLVLTRQNELLDTRRRLVGSFLLRNKAVARLQQVLGTTLEANKVELH; from the coding sequence ATGCAAAGACTAGCAGAGATCTGCATCAAGCGGCCTGTTTTCGCCACCATGCTGATTCTGGCGTTGATGGTGGTCGGCATGGCCAGCTACCGCCAGTTGGGCGTGGACTATTTCCCCAAGGTGGAGTTTCCGTACGTCAACATTACGACGACCCTGGCCGGCGCCTCGCCGGAAGAGGTGGAGACGCAGGTGACGAAGCCGTTGGAAGAGGTGGTAAACACCATCAGCGGCATTGACGAATTGAACTCGACGTCGGCTGAAGGTGTGTCGATCATCTCCATCGCGTTCCTGCTGGAGAAAGATCCGGAAGTGGCGGCGCAGGAGGTACGGGACAAGATCAACACCGTACTGGGCCAATTGCCGAAGGACGCCAAGTCGCCCATTGTCGAGAAAATCGCCACGGATGCCTCACCCGTGTTGAATGTCGTGGTGTCGGCCAATCGCGATCTGCGGGAGATCACGAAGCTGTCGGATGACGGCCTGAAGAAGAACATCGAATCGATCAGCGGCGTGGGCCAGGTGCGTTTCGTGGGTGAGCGCAAGCGGCAGATCCAGGTGGTGGTGGACGGCGAGAAGCTATATTCCTACAACCTGAACATCGAGCAGGTGCGGGCGGCGCTGGCAGCGCAGAACATCGAGATTCCCGGCGGGCGCATCGATGAAGGGAATCGCGAACTCTCGCTGCGCACGATGGGCCGCGTGGAGCGGCCGGTGGATTTCGAGCGCATCGTCGTGGGCAACCTGAACGGCGCGCCGATCCGCGTGGCGGACATCGGGCAAGTGGTGGACGGGTTTGAAGAGCCGCGCTCACTGGCCCGGTTGAACGGCGAGAGCGCGGTGGTATTGGCGGTCCGCAAGCAGTCGGGCACGAACTCGCTGGACGTAATCGCGGCGGTGAAGACGCGCATCGAGCAATTGAAGAAGTCGCTGCCGCCGGATTTCAAGATCACCTACGCCCGCGACCAGTCAGGGTTCATTGAAGCGGCGTTTGAAGCGGTGCAGGAGCACCTGGTGCTGGGCGGCGTGTTCGCCGGCATCATCGTGATGCTGTTCATTCGCAACTGGCGCTCGACGCTGATTGCGGCCATTGCGATTCCGACATCGATCATCTCCACGTTCACGCTGCTGAACTACATGGGGTTCACTCTGAACCAGATCACCATGCTGGCGTTGACACTGGTGGTGGGCATCGTGATCGACGACGCTATCGTCGTGCTGGAGAATATCTTCCGCTACATGGAAGAGAAGAACATGTCGGCGATGGAGGCCGCGGTGCACGGCACGCGGGAGATTGGCCTGGCGGTCATGGCGACCACGTTGAGCCTGATCATCATCTTCATCCCGATCGCGCTGATGCCCGGCATCGTGGGCCGGTTCATGTCGAGTTTCGGCTACACGGCGGCGTTTGCGATCGGCATCTCGCTGCTGGTGAGCTTCACGCTGACGCCGATGTTGTGTTCACGGTTCCTGCGCCTGGGCAAGAAGGATCACGACACGAAATCCGGCTTCTTCCACAAGTACATGTCGATGCCGTATCACGAGATGCTGGCGTGGTCGCTGCGCCACCGCTGGGTGATCGTCGTCGTTTCGGTGCTGGTGGTGCTTTCGACGGGTCCGATGATGAGCCGCATGGGTGTGGATTTTCTGCCTGTCGAGGACCAGAGCGAGTTCGAAGTCTCGGTGCGCATGCCGGTGGGCAGTTCGCTGGAGGGCACCACGCAGGTAATGGCGCAGATCGAGAAGGACATCCAGGTGTTGCCGGGCGTGCGCGACCTGCTCACCACGGTGGGCGCGGATCAGCGCCGTCAGGTGGATCGCGGGTCGATCATCGTCGAGCTCGTGGATACCAACAAGCGCAAGGAGAGCCAGCGCGTGCTGATGGACATGACTCGCGACAAGCTGAAGAAGTATAAGGACCTGATCGTGGGCGTCCAGTTGCCGTCGCTAATTTCGGGCGGCGCGGATCGCGACTTCATGTACTCCATCCAAGGTCCGGACCTCGGCAAGCTGGAGCAGTACGCCAAGCGGCTGATGACGAAGCTGAATTCGATTCCGGGCATGGCCGATCTGGAACTGACCTATGAGTCCGGCAAGCCGGAAGTGCGGGTGCAGATCAATCGCGACAAGGCGGCTGACCTGAATGTGAACGTGGCCCAGGTGGCGAACGCGATGCGCGTGCTGGTGGGCGGCGACGACCAGGTGACGACCTATCGCGAAGGGGACGACCGTTATGACGTGCTGCTGCGCGTCTCGAAGCCGTTCCGCAACTCCCAGCAGGCGTTGGAGCGGCTGTTCGTGCCATCGGCGACGCTGGGCAATGTGCCCATCTCGAACGTGGCTTCGATGGAACTGGGTACGGGTCCGACGTCGATCGACCGCTGGAACCGCCAGCGGCGCGTGCTGATCCAGGGCAGTCTGAACAAGGGCCTGGCGCTGAGCGACCTGTTGAACACGGTGAGCGAGGAGATGGTCAAGATGAACCTGCCGCCGGAGTACCGGCACGGGGCGGTGGGCCGGTCGAAGGAACTGGGCAAGGCGGTGACGAACTTCCTGTTCGCTTTCCTGCTGTCCATCGTGTTCATGTACATGATTCTGGCGGCGAACTACGAGAGCTTTGTGGATCCGATTACGATTCTGCTCAGCCTGCCGCTGTCCATTCCGTTTGCTTTGTTGAGCCTGTTCCTGGCGGGCGAGAACTTTTCGGTGGTGTACACCTCGCTGGGCATCCTGGTGTTGTTCGGCATCGTGAAGAAGAACTCGATTCTGCAGGTGGACCACATCAAGGGGTTGCGGCGCGAAGGCGTGCCTCGCCTGGAGGCGGTCTTCCGCGGCTGCGACGACCGGTTGCGGCCGATCCTGATGACGACGGCGGCGCTGATCGCGGGCATGCTGCCGCTGGCCTTCGGCTCGGGCGCCGGCGCTGGTACACGCCGCACGGTGGCCATCGTCGTGATCGGCGGCCAGGCCATGGCGTTGATTTTGACGCTGGTGGTCACGCCCGTGGCCTATACGTTGTTTGACGACATGGGCGAGTTCTTCAAGCGCCGTACGCGGCGCAAGGAAGTGATCCAGCCCGTCACGGCGATGCTGCTGATCCTGCTGCTGATCGGGGCGGCTCCGCTGCGCGCGCAGCAGAAGCCGCAGGATCTGACGTTCCCGCAGAACGCGGAGATGACGAAGATCCTGGAAGAAGTCTCCAAGGCCGAGCGCGTCGGCGTCAGCGGCACACAGCATCCCCTGTCGCTGCAGGAAGCCGTGCAAATGGCGCTGAAGAACAACCTGGAAATCGAACTGGAGCGCACTACGGTGGCGACTTCGGTGGCGGGCCTGAAGGGCGCTCGCGGCGCTTTCGATTCCGTGGTGCTGTTCGCGCCCTCCATACAGGCGAACAACTCGCCGGCGGCCAGCAGCCTGGCGGCGGCGAACGGCAAGGTGAGCGAGCACTACCTGACCAACAACCTGTCGGTGAAGCAGAAGACTCCATGGCAGGGCCTGTCGTTCCATGTGGATTTCGACAACCAGCGGCAGAGCACGAACAACCCGTTCGTCTCGCTGAATCCGAACTTCACGTCGCGGCTGACGGCCGGGTTCTCGATGCCGCTGTGGCGTTACCGGGACCTGGACAACGACCGGGCCGTGCTGAAGATCCGGGCGAAGCAGAAGCAGCAGTCGGAGACGGATTTCGAGACCCGGGTGATCGACGTGATTGCGCGCACGCAAGCGGCGTACTGGGATCTGGCGGCTTCGATTGAAGACGCCGTGGTGGCGGCCGATGGCGTGCGGTTGGCGCGCGACCAGCATGAGCGCAACCAGCGGCAGATTTCGGCGGGCACGCTGGCTCCGGTGGAACTGGCGGCTTCGGAAGCGGAGCTGCAACGGCGCATCGACAACTACGTCACGGCGATCGGCATTGTGACCAGCGCGGAGAACGAACTGAAGGTGATCCTCACGCCGGACCGCAACGATCCGTTGTGGAACGACCGGCTGATGCCCTCGGAGCGCACTACGCTGGAGACGCCCATCGACGACCTGAAGCAGGCCATGACCATTGCGCTGGAGAAGCGGACGGAACTGCGGTCGCTGGAGCTGCGGACCCAGCAGAACGACGTCCAGAAGGATCTGGCGCGCAGCGGCACGAAGCCGCAGGTGAACCTGAACGCGAACTACATCAATTCGGGTTTAGCGGGCACGGTGCCAGCGACGTCGAGCGGTGGATTCGCGGCGGCGTTCTCTCCGCTGTTTGGACGGGTCAATGACCTTTCCGCGGTCGCGGGGCTGCCGCCGCTGCCGGCGATCAGCCTGGGCGGCTCGGTTCCGGCGTCCTTCGTGGGCGGCTATGGACAAGGGCTGTCGAACCTGTTCAGCGGCAACTACCAGTCCGTGCAGGCGGGTTTGAGCATTGAATGGTCGCCTCGCAATCGTACGGCGGAAGCGCAGTATGAGCAGACCGCGATCACGGAGAAGCGGCTGAAGCTTACGCGGATGCAGTTGGAACAGGGCATTTCGGCCCAGGTGCGGAATTCACTGCAGGCGCTGGAAACGGCGCGCCAGCGGATGGAAGCGGCCCGCGCCGCGGAAAAGGCCGCCGCGGAGAAGATGGACAGCGAGATCCGGCTGTTCCAGACGGGGGAGAGTACGAACTTCCTGGTGCTAACCCGGCAGAACGAACTGCTGGATACAAGGCGCCGGCTGGTGGGCTCGTTCCTGTTGAGGAATAAGGCGGTGGCGCGGCTGCAGCAGGTGCTGGGCACGACGCTGGAAGCCAACAAGGTGGAACTGCACTAG
- a CDS encoding efflux RND transporter periplasmic adaptor subunit yields the protein MSRAFSLALLLISILLAAGCGRKDPQAAKATTAPDPISIKTAPAVAQTVERAIMATGSLQPDETTTVSSEVPGRITKLNYDFGQMVKKGQILAELDTQELALQVERARGSLAQAMARVGIDPTKEEIPDTTPQTRQAKAQMEDAKSKYENAAKLVKTGDISTERFTELEKAYRARWAALEATQDELRTQLAAIRSLRADVKLAEKRLRDATVVAPFDGIVQMKHVSPGQYIKENVAIYTVVKATPLRLRAEIPESAVSEIHVGTTLEFTTEAVPNATFKAVVRELNPALDNRSRTLTAEARLLNGDARLKPGSFVQVRLVTNKAYPVIAVPKDAVYTVAGLNKFFSIENGKAVEHKIPQILGSNGMVEMPEGTIAAGAQVAVSNLPMLTNGAPVRTAGQN from the coding sequence ATGTCGCGTGCCTTTTCCCTGGCCCTTCTTCTCATTTCCATCCTGTTAGCCGCCGGCTGCGGCAGGAAAGATCCGCAAGCAGCCAAAGCGACGACAGCACCAGACCCCATTTCGATCAAGACCGCACCCGCTGTGGCACAGACGGTGGAACGCGCCATCATGGCGACGGGTTCGCTGCAGCCCGATGAGACGACGACGGTGAGTTCCGAGGTGCCGGGCCGGATCACGAAGCTGAACTACGACTTTGGACAGATGGTGAAGAAGGGCCAGATCCTGGCCGAGCTGGATACGCAGGAGTTGGCGCTGCAAGTGGAGCGCGCGCGCGGATCATTGGCGCAGGCGATGGCGCGGGTGGGCATCGATCCAACGAAGGAAGAGATTCCGGACACGACGCCGCAGACCCGCCAGGCCAAGGCGCAGATGGAAGACGCGAAATCGAAATATGAGAACGCGGCCAAGCTGGTGAAGACGGGCGACATCAGTACGGAGCGGTTTACTGAGCTGGAAAAAGCGTATCGGGCCCGATGGGCGGCTTTGGAAGCGACGCAGGACGAACTGCGCACGCAACTGGCGGCGATCCGCTCGCTGCGGGCCGATGTGAAGCTGGCCGAGAAACGGCTGCGGGACGCGACGGTGGTGGCTCCGTTTGATGGCATCGTGCAGATGAAGCACGTGTCGCCGGGCCAGTACATCAAGGAAAACGTGGCGATCTACACGGTGGTGAAGGCGACGCCGCTGCGGCTGCGGGCGGAGATCCCGGAGTCGGCTGTGTCTGAGATCCATGTGGGCACGACGCTGGAGTTCACGACAGAAGCGGTGCCAAACGCGACGTTCAAGGCCGTGGTGCGGGAGTTGAATCCGGCGCTGGACAACCGTTCGCGGACGCTGACGGCGGAAGCGCGGCTGCTGAATGGCGATGCGCGGCTGAAGCCGGGTTCGTTCGTGCAGGTGCGCCTGGTGACGAACAAAGCCTACCCGGTGATCGCGGTGCCGAAGGATGCGGTCTACACGGTGGCCGGACTGAACAAGTTCTTCTCCATCGAGAACGGCAAGGCGGTGGAGCACAAGATCCCGCAGATTCTGGGTTCCAACGGAATGGTGGAGATGCCGGAAGGCACCATCGCGGCCGGCGCCCAGGTGGCGGTCTCCAATCTGCCGATGCTGACGAACGGCGCGCCGGTGCGGACGGCCGGTCAGAACTAG